The sequence below is a genomic window from Saccopteryx leptura isolate mSacLep1 chromosome 3, mSacLep1_pri_phased_curated, whole genome shotgun sequence.
tttttttttttttttacagagacagagagagtcagagagagggatagacagggacagacagacaggaacggagaaagatgagaagcatcaatcatcagttttttttgttgttgttgcgacaccttagttgttcattgattgctttctcatatgtgccttgaccgtgggccttccacagaccgagtaaccccttgctcaagccagcgaccttgggtccaagctggtgagctttgctcaagccagatgagcccgcgctcaagctggcgacctcagggtctcgaacctgggtcctccgcatcccagtccgacgctctacccactgcgccaccgcctggtcaggctaaattagcTTTTTAATggctcattctttaaaaaaaaggatagctagaacacataatacagtgtacagaggatgtattgtggaattgtgcacctgaagcctgtataattttgttaaccagtgtcactccaataaattcaataaaaaggggatAAATGGATAGCTAGGATCAACAGACGTTTGAAGAAGGTCTCTAACACAAACAAGAAAATACagtaaacaaagcaaaaaaggaaaaagcagtcCCAGAGTACACAAAGACAatgtagggaaaagaagaaaatgtcaaaaatataattaatatccTCAGAAAGATAAGAGAAGATATTACAATTATAAAGTAAGAATAGAATGGcttaggaaaacagaaaaagaaccaatcagtCAACAACAAGAAGCAGCTcatggaaattaaaattttatagtaaaaaaaagttaaaaggattAGAAGATAAACTAAGGAAAAGCTCCCCAACAAACAGAACTTAGaattacaaagaaatgaaaaataggaGTGAAAAGACCCAAACACCTAAAAGGATCAATGCAGAAGATTCAATATCCCATCAATTATCATcgcagaaagaaagaacaaaactaaagaaattatcaaaaggccctggccggttggctcagcggtagagcgtcggcctggcgtgcgggggacccgggttcgattccaggccagggcacataggagaagcgcccatttgcttctccaccccccacccctccttcctctctgtctctctcttcccctcccgcagccaaagctccattggagcaaacatggcccgggcgctggggatggctccttggcctctgccccaggtgctagggtggctctggtcgcagcagagcgacgccccggaggggcagagcattgccccctggtgggcagagcatcgtccctggtgggcagagcatcgtccctggtgggcgtgccgggtggatcccggtcgggcgcatgcgggagtctgtctgactgtctctccccatttccagcttcagaaaaatacaaaaaaaaaaaaaaaaagaaattatcaaaaaacgaatataagaaaatgaaaccctctgcctgacctggcggtggtgcagtggatagagcatcagactgagacacggaggacccaggttcgaagccccaagattgctggcttgagcacactcatctggtttgagcaaagctcaccagcttgaacccaaggtcactggcttgagcaagggtcactcagtctgctgtagcccctggtcaaggcacatatgagaaagcaatcaatgaacaactaaggtgctacaacgaagagttgatggatctcatctctctcccttcctgtctgtacctatctgtctctctctctgtctctgttacacacacacaaaaataaaaaaaattaaaaaaaaaattcatgcctgaccaggtggtggcgcagtggatagagtgtcggactgggatgccgagaacccaggttcgagaccccaaggtcaccagcttgagcgtgggctcatctggtttgagcaaaagctcaccagcttggacccaaggtcactggctcaagcaaggggttattcggtctgctaaaggcctgtggtcaaggcacaatgagaaagcaatcaatgaacaactaaggtgtcgcaatgtgccacaaaaaactaatgattgatgcttctcatctttctccgttcctgtctgtctgtccctgtctatccctctctctgactctgtaaaaaaataaaataaaataaaataaaataaaataaataaaaaattcatacaagtgcaaaaaagtgggaaatgcaagtaaaaaacctacaaccattgtataagacacatcgagtttttagacccccaaatttTTGAAACAGAgtgtgccttatacatggggaaatatggtatacggTCAGCATAATGTAAATACTAGTTTCTGAGTTATTAAATAATTGTGACAAAACTATATTGGAAAAATGAGGGAAAGGGTGTACGGCTTGTACGTAAATGGTTTAACAAAATTCTCCtctaccgcctgacctgtggtggcgcagtggataaagtgtcgacctggaaatgctgaggtcgccgattcaaaaccctgacttgcctggtcaaggcacatatgggagttgatgcttccagctcctcctcaccttctctctctgtctctctctcctctctctctccctctctgtctctgtctttccctttctcctctctaaaatgaataaaaaaatttaaaaaaaaatctcctctaCTATAGCAGGAAGTCAACAGACtattataaaattaatcaattagaCGTCTGTTTAGCCTGATCAGtgttagtgcagtggatagagcatcaacctggaatgcttacatcccaggttcaaaaccccaaggtcaccagcttgagcacaggctcatccaacttgagtgctggctcaccagcttgagcgcgggatcatcaacatgatcctaaggtcagtggcttgagcaagggatcactggcttagcttgagcccccctcttccctcctcccccactccgtcaaggcacatataagaagcatcaacaaacaactaaagtgatgcaactacaagttgatgcttctcatctctctcatcctgtctctctttctttctctctcttaaaaaaagaatatctgggccctggccggttggctcagcggtagagcgtcggcctggcgtgcgggggacccgggttcaattcccggccagggcacataggagaagcgcccatttgcttctccaccccccccttcctctctgtctctctcttcccctcccgcagccaaggctccattggagcaaagatggcccgggcgctggggatggctccttggcctctgccccaggtgctagagtggctctggtcgcagcatagcgacccccctggtggcatgccgggtggatcccggtcgggcgcatgcgggagtctgtctgactgtctctcccccttccagcttcagaaaaatacaaaaaaaaaaaaaaaaaaaaaagaatatctgttTAAGTATATTACTTAGAAATACAGAGGAATATTCTAGGAACAACTAAAATTGTGCTTATGAGCACAGACTATGCCCTTTTGACAGGCAAAAGTAGCAGAGCTGTTAGGTCTAAAGTGACTTGTATCAACTATTCCATGGGACGCTCACAATAACCCTATAGATAATGTCATTCTCTACCAACATAGGAGGATGCTGAGTCTCAGAAAGCTTAAGTGACATGTCCATAACTACAAAGCtgtgttgcttcactttagttgttcattgcttgcttttttaatatgccttgactaggcaagcccagggtttggaaccggcaacctcagagttccaggtcgatgctctatctactgcgccaccacaggctaggcttaACCACTATTCTATACTAGCTCTCAGGGACACAGTCTCTGGGGTACCCGACCCTACCTTACCTCTTCCACGTCTTCATCCAATTGCTCATTAGGATCCACTTCTCTTACTAAGTCTTGTAATTTCTTCTTGGTCAATACCTAAAGTTAATTGGGGAAGATTTTTCAGCCAAGTgtcaaggaaacaaacaaaaaaacctcattaCCCTATGATGTAGAAaggttgtcaattttttttcttttatgattttttttgtgtatgtgtgacagagatagaatgaaacagagagagggacagatagggacagacaggaagggagagagatgagaagcatcaattcttcgttgtggtaccttagttgttcattaattgctttctcatatttgccctgactagggaggtacagcagagtgagtgaccccttgctcaagccagcgaccttgggctgaagccggtgagccttgctcaaaccagatgagcccacgctcaagccagcaacctcggggtttcgaacctgggtcctttgtgttccagtccaacgctctatccactttgccactgcctggtcacgtgAAAGGTTGTCAATTTCTTGGCTAGTTTCTGCTTTCCAAAGAGTTAACAGTCTGGCCTACATGGTAGTATCGCTACAAATCTACACTCTCAAGACAGAGGTAGCCTAGGGAAGGGCAGAAAAAGCAGTTTGAAAGAGAGCTCAGCGTCAGTCAGTCATTATAGCctcatctctttttctcactgtgtctctctttccctctacaTTAAATAATTTGCACTTTTCTGACCACCACAAATTGTACAGTGCCTCTGCTAATTTGGACATGCCTTTCCACCCTTCTTCCTACCTGCTCAGCTCatggtacttcttttttttttttttttttgtattttctgaagctggaaacggagagggagagacagtcagacagactcccgcatgcgcctgaccaggatccacccggcacgcccaccagggggcgacgctctgcccaccagggggcgatgctctgcccctccggggcgtcgctctgttgcaaccagagccactctagcgcctggggcagaggccaaggagccatccccagcgcccgggccatccttgctccaatggagcctccctgcgggaggggaagagagagacagagaggagggagagggggaggggtggagaagcagatgggcgcttctcctgtgtgtgccctggctgggaatcgaacccgggacttctgcacgccaggccgacgctctaccactgagccaaccggccagggcctcatggtaCTTCTTTTCTGACTCTTTCCCTAGCCCAGCCAGATGAAAGCAACCATTTCCTCCTTTGGCCTTTACTGTACCTCCTATCATTGTGCCCATTTATAAAATGACCTGATTCTGACTTAATAGGCTgaaagctccctgagggcagggaacATGTATTCTTCTTTGTATAACTAAATATTTGTATAAGTATGTACAACTGTGATCTCTTTCAGAGagaaaatatcatttcacatCACAAATATATGCCATTAAAAaatgatcaggccctggccggttggcttagtggtagagcgtcggcctggcgtgcaggagtcccaggttcaattcccggccagggcacacgggagaagcgcccatctgcttctccacccctccccctctccttcctctctgtctctctcttcccctcccgcagccaaggctccattggagcaaagttggcccaggcgctgaggatggctctgtggcctctgcctcaggcgctagaatggctctggttgcaacagagcgacacccagatgggcagagcatcgccccctggtgggcatgccaggtggatcctggttgggcacatgcaggagtctgactgcctccccgtttccaacttcagaaaaatacaaaaaaaaaaaaaaaatgatcagagaCATATGTATACTAAAAtgataactattatttattttggggtGATGGTAGAATTATTGGCTATTAATTCTTTctggttttcaaatatttctgtGATAAACATGTATAActttggaaataagaaaaaaatacaataattttaaaaaataagtatttgttaCTGATGTCTCTGGCCTATCCATTCTTTTCCATTCTACCATTATCACTTAATTCAAGCCTTTGCCATGTCTTGATTTACTGCAGAAGGCTCAGACGTAATCTTCCTCCTTTCTATCCCTTTCCTACCTTCCTTGTCCCTTTACTGCCAAGTTAATCCTCTTACgacatactatttttattattgaccCAAAGTTCCAATGGAAACTGGTTAGTATATCCCCAGTATGTTTTGTTATCATCCTACCCACATAACTTTACTTCCTGTTCTCCAATAAACTCCACATTCAACATAGATTTGTCTCCTATTGgcctaacccagtggtagtcaacctggttcctaccgcccactagtgggcgttccagctttcatggtggatggtagcggagcaaccaaagtataaataaaaagataattttaaatatattaagttattttataaatatttattctggcctgaccaggcagtggcgcagtgaataaagcgttggactgggatgcggaggatccaggttcgagaccccgaggtcgccagcttgagtgcgggctcatctggtttgagcaaatctcaccagcttgtacccaaggtcgctggctcgagcaaggggtcactcagtctgctgtagccccacggtcaaggcacatatgagaaagcaatcaatgaacaactaaggtgtcacaacaaaaaactgataattgatgcttctcatctctctcccttcctatctgtctgtccctaactatccctctctctgactctctctctgtctctgtaaaaaaaattttaaaaatcaataatataagatttattctgccaaacttagcgaaaatccgacataaagtacttggtaagtaattattattatatgctttaacttgctgtaactctgctttataaattttataaagtaaagttacttccctattttataaatcatcattactgtggaactggtgagtggttagaaaattttactactaacagagatacaaaagtaggtataaaaaggttgactagtaggtataaaaaggttgactacccctgggctaaCTAACCCTTCCCATTCACATCTGCCTGCCTTCCCCCATTTCTCTTGAAATGTTGTCCTCTCATCCTATCTACTTAGTCTGAGGCCCAAGTCAagagattatatttatttatttatttttattttttatttattcattttagagaggagagggagagacagagagaaagagaaggggggaggagctggaagcatcaactcccatatgtgccttggaccaggcaagcctagggtttcgaaccggcgacctcagcatttccaggtcgacgctttatcccattgcgccaccacaggtcagctatatttatttcttatttcttgtggCTGTGGAGGACAGAATCAGGATCGTGAGTAGAAAGAGGGTGGCAGATTTTAGAATCACTTAAGAAAATTACTAATGGCAGCAGCTGGAGGAACTAGAAGGAGAAAAGATTGGAGACAAGAGTACTTGTATTACAAGAATAATGAATATTGAATccattaactattttatttaactatattattgaataattatatagcatatatatttatattcaaatacataaaaatctGTCATGGACAAGGTGTTGTATttcatgtgtgtgtatgaatgcacatagacacatacacaaatattaCAAGTAAAACTTTACATGGTGCTTCAATACAGACCTTTAGAAGTCCAAGGCAGGAAAAGACCGTTTTCAGCTGAGAGGAAGAGGCAGCACCTGAGATGGACATCTCTCAAAGCATCACTGGTTCAAATAACAAATGAGAGGTGACTACAGATAGCAAAAAGTAAGAGGATGATACCTGATTGTTTTCAGGGCTGAGACGACCTCCTGACCCGGGAGTGCCTGGTATCTTGACCACTGTAGTGCTATTGGCCATGGAGCCTTGTGGAGGGGTGCTGGCTGGTTCCGGTTTTATGGATGAGAAATTGGAGAGGTTGATTAGGGCTGAGGGGCCAAACTGGTTCATAATCTGCCGAGCTTTGGACTTCAGCTCATAGAGCTTATCGAGATCCTGTTTCTTTCTGGAGGTATGAGGACCAAGGCCAATCAactgtggaaggaaaaaaaaaattagctcaaGAGGCACCAGTAATAAAGGATGAGTTTTGAAAGTAAAACCACGTGAGGTCAATCAGACTTTGAAAGGCCTTCAGTATATCAGGAATAGGGACCATTTGACACCTGCACATTAAAACTGGAGGGAATAAAGAATATTCATTGCTCTCACCTGATATTTAGAAACCATCTCTGCTCCAAAAGCTAAATGAAACAGTCCACaaaattgaaataagaaaataaataaaatgaggaatCTTATGTACAAAGACAAACTAGAATGAGCAAGACATTTTTGAAGACTTTGCAAAATAGAATACATGGTTAAGCACTACATGCGTTGTTTTTGAGCATCAAATAATGttaaattcaaataaatcatGGCACAGTCACATACTTACAACCCAATCACAAAGCATCAGAAAACAGATTAGTTCATTTTGGCATTTCAAAACATGCTTAACTCTATGTCAGGGCTATGCCTAATAAATACAACTTTTTGCAATCGTGAAAATCTTTTTTGTCATCAAGAGCAAATATTCTCTGAGTGTTAGCAGTCTTTAAGTACATGCAGAGTCCCTAGCCTGGAGTAGCCGAGACTCCTAAATTTTAGAGCCATGAGCTTGAATCTGTGACGTCAGCTTTGGTGTTACCAAGATCAGAAGCACATTCACCAGCTCCTCCCATAGTGGCCTCAAAGAGCTTACTTACAGCTATCTGAGTGTCTAGATCTTTAAGTACATCAGCAACAGCTGTGAGCCCGGTGAAATGAGAGGCAGCCATTTTCAAAAGCCACCTGTAAATGAACAACTGGCATCAAGCACCACCCTTGCCACAGAACCATTTCATTTCCACAGCCTGGCACATATTCGCCGACCAGGATCCAGGAAAACTGAATGCGGAGAAACATTTCCTTATCCCTACTGGGcaccaaaaaaaaatctccatctcTTTCAtatacatcttttaaaattaatgattatagcctgaccaggtggtggtgcagtggatagagcatcggactgggatgctgaggacccaggttcgagaccccaaggtcgccagcttgagtgcaggctcatctagtttgagcaaaaagctcaccagcttggacccaaggtctctggctcaagcaaggggttactcggtctgctgaaggcccacggtcaaggcacatatgagaaagcaatcaatgaacaactaaggtgtcacaatgcgcaacgaaaaactaatgattgatgcttctcatctctctgttcctgtctgtctgtccctgtctatcactcactctgactctgtctctgttaaaaaaaaaaaaatttttttaaaatgctttttataaaaaagatttattaatctttagagagagaaacagagacaggaatatcgagcTATTCATGTATGTGCCGACCAggcattgaaccagcaacctctgcacctctTTGGGATGatggacttaatttttttaaatttaattattgatttttatttatttatttatttatttatttgtatttttctgaagttggaaacggggaggcagtcagacagactcccgcatgcacccgaccgggatccacctggcacgcccatctggggcgttgctctgttgcaaccagggccattctagcacctgaggcagaggccatggagccatcctcagcgcctgggccaactttgctccaatagagcactggctgcgggaggaaaagagagagacagagaggaaggagagggggaggggtggagaagcagatgggcgcttctcctgtgtgcactggccaggaatcgaacccggtactcctgcacgccaggccaacgctctaccactgagccaactggccagggcctattttattttttaaaagattttatttattgattttagacagaggaagagagaaaggtggggagggaatgggaagcatcaacttacttACTTTCCTATGTGCCTCAACCCAGCAAACCTGGGATTTTgatccagcaatctcagcattccaggtcaatgctctatcaactgtgtcaccacaggtcaggctgttgattgatttttagagacagaaagaggaagggagagatagggcAGGGGGAAAGgtaacatccatttgttgttctactcagtcacgCATTCATGggttgcttcctatgtgtgccctgaccagggattgaaccacaaccttgtcattttgggatgacgctcttaaccaactaagcaattggccagggctgtgactttctaaataaacttttctttatgttttgaaaaaaaataaaaatttaaaatgggcaaaagatctaaAGAGAtccttcaccaaagaagatatacagtcctggccagatatctcagttggttagagcattgtcccgaagcacagaggttgcccatttgatccccggtcagggaacaaaTATgaatagctcaatgttcctgtctctctctagctctctcccttcatctctctaaaaaaatcagtaaaataaacatttaaaaaagatataagcagcctgacctgtggtggcgcagtggataaagcattgacctggaaatgccgaggtcgccggttcgaaaccctgggcttgcctggtcaaggcacatatgggagttgatgcttccagctcctccccctttctctctctccctctctctctcctctctaaaaattaataaataaaattaaaaaaaatttaaaaaaaaaaagatataagcagatggcaaataaaaacattttaaaaagatataagcagatggcaaataaacacatgaaatgataatatcattagtcattagagaaatacaaattaaaacaataatgagacACCACGAAATCCCTACTGgaatagctaaaattaaaaataaataggccctggccggttggctcagtggtagagcgtctgcctggcgtgtaggagtcccgggttcgattcctggccagggcacacagaagcgctcatctgcttctccacccctccccttatccttcctctctgtctctctcttcctctcccgcaatcaaggctccattggagcaaagttggcctgggcgctgaggatggctccgtggcctctgcctcaggtgctagaatggccctggttgcaacaaagcaacgccccagatgggtagagcatcgccccctggtgggcatgctgggtggatcccggtcgggcgcatacgggaatctgtctgactgcctttctgtttccaacttcagaaaaataccaaataaacaaacaaacaaacaagtgctggagaggatgtggagcaactgaaACCTGCATACATTCCTGgtgtgaatgtaaaatggtgtagtcTTTTTGGAaatgtttggcagtttcttataaagttaattaTATACTTATATGACCCCACaatcccactcctaggtatttacccttgagaaaaaaaacttatatttacacaaaaatcggtatgtgaatgttcatagcaacattactCATAATTGCCAAAAACTGAAACAATTCAGATAGATGTCCTtcaactggtgaatggataaacaaactaggGTTATCTATACACTGAAAAacaactcagcctgaccaggaggtggcacggtggatagagcatcggaccgggacccggaggacccaggctcgaaaccccaaggtcgccagcttgagcgcgggctcatccagtttgagcaaggctcaccagcttggacccaaggtcactggctcgagcaaggggtcactcgctctgctgtagcccccccccccccccccccccccccgtcaaggcacatatgagaaagcaatcaatgaacaactagggagcagcaacaaagaattgatgcttctcatctctctcccttcctgtctgtctatctgtatctgtctctctctgtctctatcacaagaaaggaaggaaggaaggaaagaaggaaggaaggaaggaaggaagggagggagggagggaggaaggaaggaaggaaggaaggaaggaaggaaggaaggaaggaaggaagaaagaaaaaataaagaaaacaactcagcaatagaaaggaagaactactgatacatgcaacaaAATGGATACTCTCAAATGTGTTCCTCTAGATGCAAGGCTCAAAAGGTTactgtatggttccatttatgacattctgaaaaaggcaaagcTATATGGATGGAAAACAGATCAGTTGTTGCCAGGGGTTTGAGTGGGGAAGGTTTGGCTGCAAAAACGCAATACAAGGGAAATTTTGGCGGAGGGTGGAACTGTTAGGTAATTTGAGTGTTATGGTGCCTACATGACAGTATGCACTTGCTACATCTCATAGCACCGTATATACCCTGTATGGTATAGAAAAACAAAGTATCACATTCTGATCAGAATGGTCAATGACTCCCTATTCAATTCACCTGTTTACTGAAAACATACATCAAACCCAACTGTGGAtgtctttctgaagttggaaacggggagccaacttttctccagttgagccttggctgcgggaggggacaagagagagagagaggaaggagagggggaggggtggagaagcagatgggcgcttctcctgtgtgccctggccggggatcgaacccaggactcccacacaccaggccgacgctctaccactgagccaaccagccagggccccaactgTGGATGTCACTGACCAAGCACAGTGGAATGAAGTGGCCTTAAATAACCTGAATTCCATTATGCAATGTACCATGGTTGCCTTTGGGCTACTCAAATTTCTAACCCTCACTTCTTTAAAATTCCAAGATAGGGATATATTGCTCTGTAAAAACAGAGGCATTAACTATTGGACCGTTTGAGAGAACAATTATAATAGTAAATTCTTACTACCTACCCTGTGGAAATCATATGCTATAAGATTCACAAAGTCCAGAAAGTCCATACTGCAGTAATCTACAgttgaaaatattcaataattttatcAAAACTATATTATATGGCTGCAAGTTTAATTAAGTAGCCAAGCCtatcttccctcccccaacccatcACATTTAAGCTGTGGTTGCTAGGCTGAGGATGACAAGCCCTGCTTTTGCTTTTAGCAACTTTGTTTCTCAAACAGAAATCTAGCTGTGCCGCTATTATTGTATTAAAAGGATCTGATTTTTCAGAGGGTAGGAAACCAGTGGAGAACCTGCAGTAGTTACAAGACCTAGCCTTCTCTGGGCAGATGttccattaagatttttttttttaaatgaagaaaataggaGAATAGAACACcagattgccttttttttttttttttcctgaagctagaaacggggagagacagtcagacagactcccgcatgcgcccgaccgggatccacccggcacacccaccaggggcgatgctctgcccctctggggcgtcgctctgtcgagaccagagccactctagcgcctggggcagaggctaaggagccatccccagagcctgggccatctttgctccaatggagcctcggctgcgggaggggaagagagagacaaaagagaaggggaggagtggagaagcagatgggcacttcgcctgtgtgccctggccgggaatcgaacctgggacttctgcacgccaggccgacgctctaccactgagccaaccggccagggcccagattgcCTTTAACATTCTTTTACCTTTGAactaggaattcttttttttttttttttttaattttttttttttttttcatttttctgaagctggaaatggggagagacagtcaga
It includes:
- the TAF12 gene encoding transcription initiation factor TFIID subunit 12 isoform X1, with the protein product MAASHFTGLTAVADVLKDLDTQIALIGLGPHTSRKKQDLDKLYELKSKARQIMNQFGPSALINLSNFSSIKPEPASTPPQGSMANSTTVVKIPGTPGSGGRLSPENNQVLTKKKLQDLVREVDPNEQLDEDVEEMLLQIADDFIESVVTAACQLARHRKSSTLEVKDVQLHLERQWNMWIPGFGSEEIRPYKKACTTEAHKQRMALIRKTTKK
- the TAF12 gene encoding transcription initiation factor TFIID subunit 12 isoform X2 gives rise to the protein MNQFGPSALINLSNFSSIKPEPASTPPQGSMANSTTVVKIPGTPGSGGRLSPENNQVLTKKKLQDLVREVDPNEQLDEDVEEMLLQIADDFIESVVTAACQLARHRKSSTLEVKDVQLHLERQWNMWIPGFGSEEIRPYKKACTTEAHKQRMALIRKTTKK